Proteins encoded together in one Juglans regia cultivar Chandler chromosome 9, Walnut 2.0, whole genome shotgun sequence window:
- the LOC118349435 gene encoding uncharacterized protein LOC118349435 — protein MYVKIETSRLDYFRSKQQHIRSELYQDIVDTITLGETNASNVGKRIILPSSFIGGPRDMRKRYMEAMALVQRYGKPDIFLTMTCNPNWQEISNELRLHEESQNRPDLVARVFRAKLEELKDRLFKQQIFGKVSAYVYVIEHQKRGLPHAHFLIILQRDWKLYAPESFDEIVSAEIPDKNTNLHLYNAVVKHMMHGPCGVLNPTNVCMKKNGYCKSHYPKNFASSTTVGNDCFPIYRRSDNGITVKVRGHNLDNRWVVPYNPYLLATFDCHINVEICSTITAVKYLYKYIYKGHDRVAFNLVSEQNNQQIDEIQQFQSARWIAPPEAMWRIYGFVVNEMYPAVYSLHLHLEDQHQVTFRANEDLINVLNSDRSAKWMLTEFFALNQVDENARTLLYKEFPEFYVWSQQYKEWTCRKKKTVISRIITANPFEGERYYLRILLNHVRGPLSFEDLRTVDGVVAPTFREAATMHGLLQRDSGLEDCLHEASLYQMPSSLRRLFATILVYCNPTNPRELWERFEQDMSIDFRSTEDSMLTVRMQVLRSISFTLESMGKHINSFHLLDDDICFDEDQFESREIDDELAVEIPEEDTAASEILNSEQRHVYNSVLENVFSNKTATFFVDGPGGTGKTFLYKALLAAVRSRKLVALATASSGVAASILPGGRTAHSRFKIPLDTDEHSMCCVSKQSAIAKLLRVARLIIWDEAPMSRKQHIETLDKMLRDTYVKKTTHRNFR, from the coding sequence ATGTATGTTAAGATCGAGACGTCAAGATTAGACTATTTTCGTAGCAAACAACAACATATTCGATCTGAGTTATATCAAGATATTGTTGATACCATTACACTGGGGGAAACTAACGCTTCTAATGTTGGAAAACGGATTATTCTGCCTTCGTCATTTATTGGGGGTCCAAGAGACATGCGAAAAagatatatggaagcaatggcTTTAGTTCAGCGTTATGGTAAACcagacatttttttaacaatgacATGCAATCCAAATTGGcaagaaatttcaaatgaattacGCCTACATGAGGAGAGTCAAAATCGGCCTGATTTAGTTGCTCGGGTCTTTcgtgcaaaattagaagaattaaAGGATCGATTATTCAAGCAACAGATATTTGGAAAAGTTTCAgcatatgtttatgttattgagCACCAAAAAAGAGGCCTTCCACATGctcattttctaattatattacaaAGAGATTGGAAACTCTATGCGCCTGAATCTTTTGATGAGATTGTATCGGCAGAAATACCTGATAAAAATACGAATTTGCACTTGTATAACGCCGTTGTCAAGCATATGATGCATGGACCATGTGGAGTGTTGAATCCAACAAAtgtttgcatgaaaaaaaatggttattgcaAAAGccattatccaaaaaattttgCATCAAGTACGACTGTTGGAAATGATTGCTTCCCAATATATAGGCGTTCTGACAATGGAATAACTGTCAAAGTGAGAGGTCATAATTTGGATAACCGTTGGGTCGTTCCATATAATCCGTATTTGCTTGCAACATTTGACTGTCACATTAACGTCGAGATTTGTTCTACTATAACAGCAGtcaaatatctttataagtacatttacAAAGGGCATGATCGTGTTGCTTTCAATTTGGTTTCTGaacaaaataatcaacaaattgatgaaatccaacaattcCAATCAGCCCGATGGATTGCTCCGCCTGAagctatgtggagaatatatggCTTTGTTGTTAATGAAATGTACCCAGCAGTGTATAGCTTACATTTACATCTTGAGGATCAACACCAAGTAACTTTTCGAGCAAATGAAGACTTAATCAATGTTCTCAACTCTGACCGGTCTGCAAAATGGATGTTAACAGAATTCTTTGCATTAAATCAAGTGGATGAGAATGCCAGGACATTGTTGTACAAAGAATTTCCAGAATTCTATGTTTGGAGCCAACAATACAAAGAGTGGACTTGtcgaaaaaagaaaactgttatAAGTCGAATTATTACAGCAAATCCATTTGAAGGTGAGAGGTATTATCTGCGGATATTGCTAAATCATGTAAGAGGACCTTTATCATTTGAAGATCTTAGGACAGTTGATGGTGTTGTGGCTCCAACTTTTCGTGAGGCAGCAACTATGCATGGTTTGCTACAGAGAGACAGTGGTTTAGAAGATTGTTTACATGAAGCATCTCTATATCAAATGCCGTCCAGTTTGAGACGGCTATTTGCAACTATATTGGTTTATTGTAATCCAACCAATCCGAGAGAGCTTTGGGAACGTTTTGAGCAAGATATGTCAATTGATTTTAGGTCAACTGAAGATTCTATGTTGACTGTAAGAATGCAAGTTTTGCGCTCAATCTCTTTTACACTTGAATCAATGGGGAAACacattaattcatttcatcttcttgATGACGACATTTGTTTTGATGAAGACCAATTCGAATCTAGGGAAATCGATGATGAATTGGCTGTTGAAATTCCAGAAGAAGATACTGCTGCATCAGAAATCCTTAATAGTGAACAGCGACATGTCTATAAttcagttttggaaaatgttttttcaaacaaaactgCTACATTCTTTGTTGATGGCCCTGGTGGGACAGGGAAGACATTCCTGTACAAGGCACTTCTCGCTGCAGTAAGATCAAGAAAATTAGTGGCACTTGCAACTGCTTCATCTGGTGTTGCTGCATCTATCCTTCCTGGAGGTCGAACAGCACACTCGCGCTTTAAGATTCCATTAGATACTGATGAACATAGCATGTGTTGTGTCAGTAAACAAAGTGCCATTGCAAAGCTACTACGTGTAGCAAGGTTAATTATATGGGATGAGGCCCCTATGTCAAGAAAACAACACATCGAAACTTTAGATAAAATGTTACGAGACACCTATGTCAAGAAAACAACACATCGAAACTTTAGATAA
- the LOC109004672 gene encoding ABC transporter B family member 2-like — protein sequence MTDDPGSFSGKNDVTDMKKKKKKKEDQEKQQQSVPLLKLFTFADFYDYILMAIGSFGACVHGASVPVFFIFFGKLINVIGMAYLFPKEASHKVAKYSLDFVYLSIVILFSSWTEVACWMHTGERQAAKMRMAYLRSMLNQDISVFDTESSTGEVIAAITSDIIVVQDALSEKVGNFIHYVSRFIAGFIIGFVKVWQISLVTLSIVPLIAVAGGLYAWVATGLIARVRKSYVKAGEIAEEVIGNVRTVQAFAGEEKAVRSYLTALTNTYSYGRKTGLAKGLGLGSMHCVLFLSWALLVWFTSIIVHKKIANGGESFTTMLNVVISGLSLGLAAPDITAFVRAKTAAYPIFEMIERDTMSKTSSTTGQKLGRLEGHIQFKNVSFRYPSRQDVVIFNNLFLDIPPGKVLALVGGSGSGKSTVISLIERFYEPLSGEILLDGHDIRGLDLKWLRQQIGLVNQEPALFATTIRENILYGKDDATLEEITRAAKLSEALSFINNLPDRFETQVGERGIQLSGGQKQRIAISRAILKNPSILLLDEATSALDAESEKSVQEALDRVMVGRTTVVVAHRLSTIRNADVIAVVQEGEVIETGNHEELISNPNGAYASLLQLQESGAMQRYPSIGRPPSLRFSRELSRTTASFGASFRSDKESVGRIGADGGEAVKSKRVSTKRMYSMVGPDWIYGVVGTLCAFIAGAQMPLFALGVSQALVAFYMDWDTTRHEVKKIALLFCGAAFITVIVHAIEHLSFGIMGERLTLRVREMMFSSILRNEIGWFDDMNNSSSMLSSRLESDATLLRTIVVDRSSILLQNVGLVVASFIISFILNWRITLVVIATYPLIISGHISEKIFMKGYGGNLSKAYLKANMLAAEAVSNVRTVAAFCAEEKILDLYARELVEPSRRSFVRGQIAGIFYGICQFFIFSSYGLALWYGSVLMGKGLASFKSVMKAFFVLIVTALAMGETLAMAPDLLKGNQMVASVFEVMDRKTEVLGDVGEELMTVEGTIELRGVQFSYPSRPEVLIFKDFNLRVRSGKSMALVGQSGSGKSSVISLILRFYDPTAGRVMIDGKDIKKLKIKSLRRHIGLVQQEPALFATSIYENILYGKEGASEAEVIEATKLANAHTFVSSLPEGYSTKVGERGVQLSGGQRQRVAIARAILKNPEILLLDEATSALDVESERVVQQALDRLMKNRTTVVVAHRLSTIKNADQISVLHDGKIIEQGTHSSLIENKNGAYYKLINIQQQQQQ from the exons ATGACAGACGATCCGGGTTCATTTTCTGGCAAAAACGATGTCACTgacatgaagaaaaagaagaagaagaaagaagatcaGGAAAAGCAGCAGCAGTCGGTTCCACTGCTAAAACTCTTTACATTTGCAGACTTCTATGATTATATTTTGATGGCAATCGGATCATTTGGTGCATGTGTTCATGGAGCTTCGGTACCtgtattctttattttcttcggGAAGTTGATAAATGTTATTGGAATGGCTTATCTCTTCCCCAAAGAAGCTTCCCATAAAGTTGCCAAG TATTCACTGGATTTTGTGTATCTCAGTATAGTTATATTGTTTTCCTCATGGACAg AGGTGGCTTGTTGGATGCATACTGGGGAAAGGCAAGCGGCAAAGATGAGAATGGCATATTTGAGATCCATGCTAAATCAAGACATTAGTGTCTTTGACACTGAATCATCCACCGGTGAGGTCATTGCCGCAATTACAAGTGACATTATCGTTGTTCAGGATGCTCTTTCTGAGAAG GTGGGGAACTTCATACACTACGTTAGCAGGTTTATAGCAGGCTTCATCATTGGGTTTGTTAAGGTCTGGCAAATCTCTCTGGTAACACTGTCTATAGTCCCTTTAATTGCTGTTGCTGGTGGCCTCTATGCTTGGGTGGCAACTGGTCTCATTGCCAGAGTTCGAAAATCCTATGTCAAAGCGGGTGAGATTGCGGAAGAG GTGATTGGAAATGTTAGAACAGTCCAAGCATTTGCAGGAGAAGAGAAAGCAGTGAGATCATATTTGACTGCTCTCACGAATACATATAGCTATGGGAGAAAAACAGGATTAGCCAAGGGGCTAGGACTAGGCTCTATGCACTGCGTCCTTTTCCTGTCATGGGCATTGCTTGTTTGGTTCACTAGCATTATCGTTCACAAGAAAATCGCGAATGGTGGGGAATCCTTCACCACCATGCTCAATGTTGTTATATCTGGCCT GTCACTGGGGCTGGCAGCACCAGACATCACTGCTTTTGTCCGAGCTAAGACAGCAGCCTATCCCATATTTGAGATGATAGAGAGGGACACAATGAGCAAAACCAGCTCCACGACAGGGCAGAAACTGGGCAGACTAGAGGGCCACATTCAGTTTAAGAATGTGTCTTTTAGATACCCATCTCGTCAAGATGTAGTTATCTTCAATAATCTGTTCCTGGACATCCCTCCTGGAAAGGTTTTAGCCCTTGTGGGAGGAAGTGGGTCTGGAAAGAGCACGGTAATATCTTTGATCGAAAGGTTCTATGAGCCCCTTTCTGGGGAGATACTTTTAGATGGGCATGATATCAGAGGCCTAGACCTCAAGTGGCTGAGGCAGCAAATTGGCTTGGTAAATCAGGAGCCTGCACTTTTTGCTACAACCATTAGGGAGAACATACTCTATGGAAAGGATGATGCCACTCTCGAAGAGATCACGCGTGCAGCTAAACTTTCTGAGGCCCTCTCTTTTATAAACAACCTGCCCGACAGATTTGAGACTCAG GTTGGTGAGAGGGGAATACAACTTTCAGGTGGGCAAAAGCAAAGGATTGCAATATCCCGAGCAATACTGAAGAACCCATCCATCCTTTTACTGGACGAAGCAACAAGTGCACTGGATGCTGAGTCTGAGAAGAGTGTACAGGAGGCACTTGATCGTGTCATGGTCGGACGAACAACTGTAGTGGTGGCCCATCGGCTTTCTACCATTAGAAATGCAGATGTGATCGCAGTCGTACAAGAAGGAGAGGTAATAGAAACTGGGAATCATGAAGAGTTGATTTCAAACCCAAACGGTGCCTATGCATCACTTCTTCAACTCCAAGAGTCAGGTGCCATGCAACGCTACCCCTCAATTGGACGCCCACCAAG CTTGAGGTTCTCACGGGAACTATCCCGCACCACAGCAAGCTTTGGTGCTAGTTTTCGTTCTGATAAAGAATCTGTCGGCCGTATTGGTGCTGATGGAGGGGAGGCTGTGAAGTCGAAAAGGGTTTCCACGAAAAGGATGTATTCGATGGTTGGTCCAGACTGGATTTATGGGGTAGTTGGTACCCTTTGCGCGTTTATTGCTGGAGCTCAGATGCCCCTTTTCGCTCTTGGAGTGTCTCAAGCACTTGTTGCGTTTTACATGGATTGGGACACAACACGTCATGAGGTCAAGAAGATTGCGCTGTTATTCTGTGGGGCTGCATTTATAACAGTCATTGTTCATGCAATTGAGCATCTGTCTTTCGGAATCATGGGAGAGCGACTCACTCTTCGTGTGCGCGAGATGATGTTTTCGT CCATTTTGAGGAATGAGATTGGATGGTTTGATGACATGAACAACTCAAGTTCTATGCTTTCATCGCGTCTAGAAAGTGATGCTACTCTGTTACGAACTATAGTTGTTGATCGCAGTTCAATTCTTTTACAGAATGTAGGATTGGTTGTTGCCTCATTTATCATTTCCTTCATCTTGAACTGGAGGATCACACTTGTTGTCATTGCCACATACCCATTGATCATTAGTGGTCACATCAGCGAG AAAATTTTCATGAAAGGCTATGGTGGCAACTTGAGCAAAGCCTATCTTAAAGCTAACATGCTGGCTGCAGAGGCTGTGAGTAACGTCCGAACTGTGGCTGCATTTTGTGCTGAGGAGAAGATCCTTGACCTGTATGCTCGTGAACTCGTTGAGCCTTCTAGACGTTCATTTGTTCGTGGCCAGATTGCTGGCATATTCTATGGGATATGCCAGTTCTTCATCTTCTCATCCTATGGCCTGGCATTATG GTACGGCTCTGTTTTGATGGGGAAGGGGCTTGCTAGCTTCAAATCTGTCATGAAAGCATTCTTCGTTCTGATAGTAACGGCATTAGCCATGGGTGAGACATTGGCTATGGCCCCAGATCTTTTGAAAGGGAACCAAATGGTGGCATCAGTCTTTGAAGTGATGGACAGAAAGACAGAGGTACTGGGGGATGTTGGAGAAGAGCTGATGACAGTGGAGGGAACAATTGAGCTCAGGGGCGTCCAATTCAGTTACCCATCAAGACCAGAAGTTCTCATTTTTAAGGACTTTAATCTTAGAGTTCGCTCGGGGAAGAGTATGGCACTAGTAGGGCAAAGTGGTTCTGGTAAAAGCTCTGTCATCTCTCTTATACTGCGATTTTACGATCCAACGGCTGGGAGAGTTATGATAGATG GGAAAGACATCAAGAAGCTCAAGATCAAATCACTTAGGAGACACATTGGTCTAGTCCAACAAGAACCAGCTCTTTTCGCCACATCAATATACGAGAACATTCTTTACGGAAAAGAAGGAGCCTCTGAAGCTGAAGTAATTGAAGCAACAAAGCTTGCTAATGCTCATACCTTTGTCAGTTCGCTTCCTGAAGGCTACTCAACCAAAGTGGGTGAACGTGGAGTGCAACTGTCTGGTGGTCAGAGACAAAGGGTAGCCATTGCCCGAGCTATTCTCAAGAACCCAGAAATCTTGTTATTAGATGAAGCCACTAGTGCTTTAGATGTGGAGTCAGAGCGTGTGGTGCAACAAGCTCTAGACAGATTGATGAAGAACAGGACAACAGTTGTGGTAGCACATAGGCtgtcaacaataaaaaatgcaGACCAAATATCAGTTTTACATGATGGGAAGATCATAGAACAAGGGACTCATTCATCACTTATAGAGAACAAGAATGGAGCATACTATAAGTTGATCAACATtcagcaacagcaacagcaaTAA
- the LOC108982011 gene encoding transcription factor MYB41-like yields the protein MGRSPCGHDDENGLKKGPWTPEEDQKLIDYISSHGHGSWRTLPKLAGLNRCGKSCRLRWTNYLRPDIKRGKFSEDEERKIINLHSAIGNKWSRIAIKLPGRTDNEIKNYWNTRLRKKLLSMGIDPTTHKPRTDLNHLVNLSQLLGAANFGNLISPWGSALNLQADASHLAKIQLLQNMLQLMNTSPLLNMESTHDLFIGNRNLNPFEGFLNGTNTLLNNKEPFQSGLENLNPGLTNPEAPSNFQDFDNSWAGLEDGFNPEILGLKNSSLSSTTSSYENEIEIMNPVPESFSDSPHGTYNINQMESKIDPNQLISTDSASTYTIFEAWDKLMDDETNDSYWKDILELTTSSSPSPAILW from the exons ATGGGTCGATCCCCATGTGGTCATGATGATGAGAATGGTTTGAAGAAGGGGCCATGGACGCCCGAGGAAGATCAGAAGCTGATTGATTACATCAGCAGCCATGGCCATGGAAGTTGGAGAACGCTCCCCAAGCTTGCCGGCTTGAATAGGTGCGGAAAGAGTTGCAGATTAAGGTGGACAAATTACCTGAGGCCTGATATTAAGAGAGGGAAGTTCTCTGAAGATGAAGAGAGGAAGATCATTAACCTTCATTCTGCCATTGGaaacaa GTGGTCTAGGATTGCAATCAAACTTCCAGGGAGGACTGACAATGAGATCAAGAACTACTGGAACACTCGTTTAAGGAAGAAGCTCCTTTCAATGGGTATTGACCCAACAACCCACAAGCCAAGAACTGATCTCAATCACCTTGTGAATCTTTCTCAGCTGCTCGGTGCTGCAAACTTTGGAAATTTAATCAGTCCTTGGGGCAGTGCTCTTAATTTGCAGGCTGATGCCTCTCACCTGGCCAAAATTCAATTACTGCAAAACATGTTGCAGCTTATGAATACTAGCCCACTTCTGAATATGGAGAGCACTCATGATTTGTTCATCGGAAACAGAAATCTTAACCCTTTTGAAGGATTTCTCAACGGGACAAACACACTACTCAACAATAAGGAGCCCTTCCAATCAGGTCTGGAGAATTTGAACCCTGGACTGACGAACCCTGAGGCACCCAGCAACTTTCAGGATTTTGACAATTCATGGGCAGGACTTGAAGATGGATTTAACCCAGAAATTCTGGGTCTTAAAAACAGCAGCTTGAGCAGTACTACTTCATCATATGAGAATGAAATAGAGATCATGAATCCGGTGCCTGAATCGTTTTCTGACTCTCCTCATGGTACTTACAATATCAACCAAATGGAAAGCAAGATTGACCCAAATCAGTTGATCTCCACCGATTCAGCTAGTACCTACACCATCTTTGAGGCTTGGGACAAACTCATGGATGATGAAACAAACGACTCCTATTGGAAAGATATATTGGA ATTAACAACCTCATCGTCACCATCGCCAGCAATTCTCTGGTAG
- the LOC109015498 gene encoding inositol-tetrakisphosphate 1-kinase 1-like, whose product MAEAERCRFSVGYALAPKKQSSFIRDSLLVLARSHGVDLVHIDPTRPLVDQGPLDCVLHKLYGDDWNRQLTEFRHRYPNAVIVDSPHSIERLHNRISMLQFVSELRIESPNETFGIPKQIVIYDKETLFDRQAWESLKFPVIAKPLVADGSAKSHKMNLVFNHDGLNELKPPIVLQEFVNHGGVIFKVYVVGVYVRCVKRKSLPDISEENLGTVSESVLSFSQVSNIATNEKVDGKYYKMMHFDDTEMPPQRFLTDVADGLRRAMKLNLFNFDVIRDARFGNRYLIVDINYFPGYAKMPSYETVLTDFFLDVVNKRKEIVYSCDEVMTKIVSNTFCSDEDEIGRKDRTDSSIKF is encoded by the coding sequence ATGGCGGAAGCTGAACGGTGCAGGTTTAGTGTAGGTTATGCTTTGGCCCCCAAGAAACAAAGCAGCTTCATCCGAGACTCCCTCCTTGTTCTTGCTAGGTCTCACGGCGTCGATCTTGTCCACATCGACCCCACCCGCCCCCTCGTCGATCAGGGCCCCTTGGACTGCGTGCTCCACAAGCTGTACGGAGATGACTGGAATCGGCAGCTCACAGAGTTCCGCCACCGTTACCCTAATGCGGTCATCGTCGACTCCCCCCACTCCATCGAGCGCCTCCACAACCGAATCTCCATGCTACAGTTCGTTTCGGAGCTTAGGATCGAGTCCCCGAACGAGACGTTCGGTATCCCCAAGCAAATCGTCATCTACGACAAGGAAACCCTCTTCGATAGGCAAGCCTGGGAGAGCCTTAAGTTCCCTGTAATCGCGAAGCCCTTGGTTGCCGACGGCAGCGCCAAATCGCACAAAATGAACTTGGTGTTCAACCACGACGGTCTCAACGAGCTCAAGCCCCCGATCGTCCTCCAAGAATTCGTGAACCACGGCGGGGTTATCTTCAAGGTCTACGTCGTCGGCGTGTACGTCAGGTGCGTGAAACGCAAGTCGTTGCCGGACATCTCGGAAGAGAATTTGGGTACTGTCTCTGAAAGCGTATTGTCGTTTTCGCAGGTATCGAATATCGCTACCAACGAAAAGGTCGACGGTAAATACTACAAGATGATGCATTTTGACGACACCGAAATGCCGCCGCAGCGTTTTCTCACTGATGTCGCCGACGGGTTGCGGCGCGCCATGAAATTGAACCTGTTTAACTTCGACGTCATTCGGGACGCGAGGTTTGGGAATCGCTACCTTATAGTTGATATCAATTACTTTCCCGGGTATGCAAAAATGCCGTCTTACGAGACCGTATTGACGGATTTTTTCTTGGATGTGGTTAATAAGAGAAAGGAGATAGTGTATAGTTGTGACGAAGTTATGACAAAGATCGTCAGCAATACTTTTTGCAGTGATGAAGATGAAATTGGCCGGAAAGATCGGACGGATAGTTCGATTAAATTCTGA